The following coding sequences lie in one Ctenopharyngodon idella isolate HZGC_01 chromosome 11, HZGC01, whole genome shotgun sequence genomic window:
- the znf740a gene encoding gastrula zinc finger protein XlCGF26.1 isoform X9 — MSHIPGSSVRDHMKWAGLLGCEAVLSSMALMQASSIAAPKKMMSPLGPASGHGSAQRDVQDRGTQGHMVLPASMTCPPLLLRKEGDFTAPRLLDEKEMRPNEDLQLKKKNRKSGTPSKVREQDGQAGKAVVDENGNCPLSKVQKNFICDHCYGAFRSGYHLKRHILIHTGEKPFACAVCDMRFIQRYHLERHSLTHTGVKPYACSMCDMRFFQRYHLERHSLTHTGVKPYACTMCDMRFFQRYHLQRHSLIHTGVKPYACSMCDMRFFQRYHLQRHSLTHTGVKPFACTMCPMRFFQRCHLQRHSLTHTGVKPFACTMCDMRFFQRYHLQRHTITHTGVKPYACSMCDMRFFHRYHLQRHSLTHTGVKPYACSMCDMRFFQRYHLQRHSLTHTGVKPYACSMCDMRFFQRYHLQRHSLTHTGVKPYACSMCDMRFFQRYHLERHSLTHTGEKPFACDMCDMRFIQRYHLERHKRVHSGEKPYQCERCQQNFSRTDRLLRHRRLCQGRGVAKVEAQPCSFTQEPPPAPPSTWSPLHPAPGRLAV; from the exons ATGTCACACATACCCGGCAGCTCGGTCCGGGACCACATGAAATGG GCAGGGCTGTTAGGTTGTGAAGCGGTGTTGTCCAGCATGGCTCTGATGCAGGCCAGTTCCATCGCTGCTCCTAAGAAAATGATGTCGCCACTGGGTCCAGCTTCAGGACACGGATCTGCCCAGAGGGATGTACAGGACCGTGGGACGCAAGGACACATGGTCTTACCAGCAAGCATGACCTGTCCTCCACTG CTTCTGCGGAAGGAGGGTGATTTTACAGCTCCTCGACTTCTGGATGAGAAGGAAATGAGGCCCAATGAAGACTTGCAGCTGAAGAAAAAGAACAGGAAGTCGGGAACACCCTCAAAAGTGAGAGAGCAGGACGGGCAAGCGGGGAAG GCAGTTGTGGATGAAAATGGAAATTGTCCACTTTCAAAAGTCCAGAAGAACTTTATCTGTGATCACTGCTACGGGGCCTTCAGGAGTGGATACCACCTGAAGAGACACATTCTCATCCATACTG GAGAAAAGCCGTTTGCTTGTGCCGTGTGTGACATGAGATTTATTCAGCGTTACCACTTGGAGCGACACAGCCTCACTCACACTG GGGTGAAGCCATATGCTTGTTCCATGTGTGACATGCGGTTTTTCCAACGTTACCACTTGGAGAGGCACAGCCTCACTCACACTG GCGTCAAACCATATGCTTGCACCATGTGTGACATGAGATTTTTCCAAAGATACCACCTTCAACGACACAGCCTCATTCATACGG GGGTGAAGCCGTATGCTTGTTCCATGTGTGACATGAGGTTTTTTCAGCGTTACCATCTGCAGAGACACAGCCTCACCCATACGG GGGTGAAGCCATTTGCTTGCACAATGTGCCCCATGAGGTTTTTTCAACGTTGTCATCTCCAACGACACAGTCTCACCCACACGG GGGTGAAGCCATTTGCTTGCACAATGTGTGATATGAGGTTTTTCCAACGCTACCATCTCCAGAGACACACCATCACCCATACGG GGGTGAAGCCGTATGCTTGTTCCATGTGTGACATGCGTTTTTTCCACCGTTACCATCTGCAGAGACACAGCCTCACTCACACGG GGGTGAAGCCTTATGCTTGCTCCATGTGCGACATGCGTTTTTTCCAACGTTACCATCTACAGAGACACAGCCTAACCCATACGG GGGTGAAGCCGTATGCTTGCTCGATGTGCGACATGCGGTTTTTTCAGCGTTACCACCTGCAGAGACACAGCCTCACTCATACGG GGGTGAAGCCATATGCTTGTTCGATGTGCGACATGCGGTTTTTCCAACGTTACCACTTGGAAAGACACAGCCTGACTCACACTG GAGAGAAGCCGTTTGCTTGTGACATGTGTGACATGCGGTTCATTCAGAGGTACCATCTGGAGCGACACAAGCGTGTTCACAGTGGTGAAAAGCCTTACCAGTGTGAGCGCTGCCAGCAG
- the znf740a gene encoding gastrula zinc finger protein XlCGF26.1 isoform X8 produces the protein MSHIPGSSVRDHMKWAGLLGCEAVLSSMALMQASSIAAPKKMMSPLGPASGHGSAQRDVQDRGTQGHMVLPASMTCPPLLLRKEGDFTAPRLLDEKEMRPNEDLQLKKKNRKSGTPSKVREQDGQAGKAVVDENGNCPLSKVQKNFICDHCYGAFRSGYHLKRHILIHTGEKPFACAVCDMRFIQRYHLERHSLTHTGVKPYACSMCDMRFFQRYHLERHSLTHTGVKPYACTMCDMRFFQRYHLQRHSLIHTGVKPYACSMCDRRFFQRYHLQRHSLTHTGVKPYACSMCDMRFFQRYHLQRHSLTHTGVKPFACTMCPMRFFQRCHLQRHSLTHTGVKPFACTMCDMRFFQRYHLQRHTITHTGVKPYACSMCDMRFFHRYHLQRHSLTHTGVKPYACSMCDMRFFQRYHLQRHSLTHTGVKPYACSMCDMRFFQRYHLQRHSLTHTGEKPFACDMCDMRFIQRYHLERHKRVHSGEKPYQCERCQQNFSRTDRLLRHRRLCQGRGVAKVEAQPCSFTQEPPPAPPSTWSPLHPAPGRLAV, from the exons ATGTCACACATACCCGGCAGCTCGGTCCGGGACCACATGAAATGG GCAGGGCTGTTAGGTTGTGAAGCGGTGTTGTCCAGCATGGCTCTGATGCAGGCCAGTTCCATCGCTGCTCCTAAGAAAATGATGTCGCCACTGGGTCCAGCTTCAGGACACGGATCTGCCCAGAGGGATGTACAGGACCGTGGGACGCAAGGACACATGGTCTTACCAGCAAGCATGACCTGTCCTCCACTG CTTCTGCGGAAGGAGGGTGATTTTACAGCTCCTCGACTTCTGGATGAGAAGGAAATGAGGCCCAATGAAGACTTGCAGCTGAAGAAAAAGAACAGGAAGTCGGGAACACCCTCAAAAGTGAGAGAGCAGGACGGGCAAGCGGGGAAG GCAGTTGTGGATGAAAATGGAAATTGTCCACTTTCAAAAGTCCAGAAGAACTTTATCTGTGATCACTGCTACGGGGCCTTCAGGAGTGGATACCACCTGAAGAGACACATTCTCATCCATACTG GAGAAAAGCCGTTTGCTTGTGCCGTGTGTGACATGAGATTTATTCAGCGTTACCACTTGGAGCGACACAGCCTCACTCACACTG GGGTGAAGCCATATGCTTGTTCCATGTGTGACATGCGGTTTTTCCAACGTTACCACTTGGAGAGGCACAGCCTCACTCACACTG GCGTCAAACCATATGCTTGCACCATGTGTGACATGAGATTTTTCCAAAGATACCACCTTCAACGACACAGCCTCATTCATACGG GGGTGAAGCCGTATGCTTGCTCCATGTGCGACAGGCGTTTTTTCCAACGTTACCACCTGCAGAGACACAGCCTCACTCATACGG GGGTGAAGCCGTATGCTTGTTCCATGTGTGACATGAGGTTTTTTCAGCGTTACCATCTGCAGAGACACAGCCTCACCCATACGG GGGTGAAGCCATTTGCTTGCACAATGTGCCCCATGAGGTTTTTTCAACGTTGTCATCTCCAACGACACAGTCTCACCCACACGG GGGTGAAGCCATTTGCTTGCACAATGTGTGATATGAGGTTTTTCCAACGCTACCATCTCCAGAGACACACCATCACCCATACGG GGGTGAAGCCGTATGCTTGTTCCATGTGTGACATGCGTTTTTTCCACCGTTACCATCTGCAGAGACACAGCCTCACTCACACGG GGGTGAAGCCTTATGCTTGCTCCATGTGCGACATGCGTTTTTTCCAACGTTACCATCTACAGAGACACAGCCTAACCCATACGG GGGTGAAGCCGTATGCTTGCTCGATGTGCGACATGCGGTTTTTTCAGCGTTACCACCTGCAGAGACACAGCCTCACTCATACGG GAGAGAAGCCGTTTGCTTGTGACATGTGTGACATGCGGTTCATTCAGAGGTACCATCTGGAGCGACACAAGCGTGTTCACAGTGGTGAAAAGCCTTACCAGTGTGAGCGCTGCCAGCAG